In the Aristaeella hokkaidonensis genome, TCCAGGTGGGGGGGTTGTACATTGAAAAGAACCCTTGTTCTTTACTATCATTCCTTAGATTTCGCGGTGTTAATAGAAGAAACCAGCATGCGGCGCAGATTGGTACACTGATTCATCAGGTTTTAAAATCAGATTCGACAATGCTATCGGTATCTTTCAGAAGGTTCAGCCAGTAGTCACACTCATTACACTCTTTCAGAGCAATCTCCAGCTTGGCAAAGGAGGTTGATTTGTCACGGAGCGGGCTGGGCTTCATGGGTGGTACCTCCAGTTGGATCAGTGAAGAGTGTAGAGTGATGAGTGAAGAGTGAAGTATCGAATGGGATTACTCCCATTCGATACTTGCCGGAGGCTTAGTAGTTACATCCAGCACTACCCGACTTGCATGCGGAACCTCATTGACAATGCGGGCGGAAACCCGGGCAATGAGGTCGTAGGGGAGACGGGCCCAGTCGGCAGTCATGAAGTCGTCGGTGGTAACGGCACGGAGGGCGATGGTGTAGTCATAAGTGCGTTCGTCACCCATGACACCGACGCTCTGGATGCCGGTCAGTACGGTGAAATACTGATTAACATGGCGATCCAGACCGGCGGCAGCGATCTCCTCACGGAAGATGGCGTCGCTTTCGCGGACGATCTCCGCCTTTTCCGGAGTGACTTCTCCGATAATACGGATGGCCAGGCCGGGACCGGGGAAGGGCTGGCGCCAGACCAGTTCCTTCGGCAGGCCGAGGGTCTCGCCCAGGGCGCGAACTTCATCCTTGAAGAGCATACGCAGGGGCTCGATAAGCTCGGTGAAGCCCAGCTCCTTTGGCAGACCGCCGACGTTGTGGTGGCTCTTGATGACGGCGGCGTTGGTACCCTGGCCGCTTTCGATGACATCGGGATAGATGGTACCCTGTGCAAAATAGTCCAGCTTGCCGAGGGCAGTGGCTTCTTTCTTAAAGACTTCAATAAAGTCACGGCCGATGATGTGCCGTTTTTCTTCCGGCTCCGTAACGCCCTTCAGATCCGCAAAGAAGCGGTCGGCTGCGTCGGAACGGATGAACCGTACCGGGAAGAGATGACTGAAAACATGGCAGACCTGATCGCTCTCTCCCTTGCGCAGGAGGCCGTGATCCACGAACACGCAGGTGAGACGCTTTCCGATGGCTTTGTAGATCAGGGCGGCAACAACAGAAGAATCCACGCCGCCGGACAGGGCCAGCAGCACGGTGCCGTTTTCACCGACTGTTTCCCGGATCTGGCGGATGGCTGTTTCGGCGTAGGCGCTCATGGTCCAGTCGCCGGAGCAGCCGCAGAAGCGGAAGAGGAAGTTGCGGATGAGCATGGTGCCTTCCTCGGTATGGGTAACTTCC is a window encoding:
- a CDS encoding four helix bundle protein produces the protein MKPSPLRDKSTSFAKLEIALKECNECDYWLNLLKDTDSIVESDFKT
- the guaA gene encoding glutamine-hydrolyzing GMP synthase encodes the protein MQQKETIIILDFGGQYTQLIARRVRECHVYSEVVPWNMPLADILARKPIGIILSGGPSSVHDADAPRIDPALYEAGIPVLGICYGMQLTALLLGGAVEKAKEREYGRVTVRMKEQTGLLGGMQPASNCWMSHTWQVSACPPGFRVIAETDNCPIAAMVNEDKKICCVQFHPEVTHTEEGTMLIRNFLFRFCGCSGDWTMSAYAETAIRQIRETVGENGTVLLALSGGVDSSVVAALIYKAIGKRLTCVFVDHGLLRKGESDQVCHVFSHLFPVRFIRSDAADRFFADLKGVTEPEEKRHIIGRDFIEVFKKEATALGKLDYFAQGTIYPDVIESGQGTNAAVIKSHHNVGGLPKELGFTELIEPLRMLFKDEVRALGETLGLPKELVWRQPFPGPGLAIRIIGEVTPEKAEIVRESDAIFREEIAAAGLDRHVNQYFTVLTGIQSVGVMGDERTYDYTIALRAVTTDDFMTADWARLPYDLIARVSARIVNEVPHASRVVLDVTTKPPASIEWE